A genomic window from Streptomyces sp. MST-110588 includes:
- a CDS encoding MFS transporter has protein sequence MSATQTITTPEKDDTRSKFIPLLALGTFALGVDAYVMAGLLPLVSADLHISASSAGQMVTVFTLCYALGGPVFATLLAARPAKVVLGVALVVFTIGNALTAVAPSLWVLLIARAVAGIGAGVYSPFAAATGAGLTAPERRGRALATVMGGLSIGTVIGVPVGMLLASHMGWRGTLWLITALGVVALIGITRLPQVAVSPPPPLGRRVRALAGGRVAGIVSVSLLGGIASLGLYTYLAEFVVDAAHTDQTVWAMWAWGAGGIIGSLVIGRIVDRTGRPFSAVAWILVLVVASQLVLPVAAHTAVALAAVPLVIWGAAGWAIQVPQQHQLIAAQPEQATVAVSLNSSAVYLGSGLGSALGGVVLGLGVAAGSLPYYTAALTLVALILHLTVVRGAVRRGGGAVTAP, from the coding sequence ATGAGCGCCACACAGACAATAACCACCCCTGAAAAGGACGACACCCGCAGCAAGTTCATCCCGCTGCTGGCGCTGGGCACGTTCGCGCTCGGCGTGGACGCCTACGTGATGGCCGGACTGCTGCCCCTGGTGTCGGCGGATCTGCACATCTCGGCGTCGTCGGCCGGCCAGATGGTCACCGTCTTCACGCTCTGCTACGCGCTGGGCGGGCCGGTCTTCGCCACCCTCCTGGCCGCCCGGCCGGCGAAGGTGGTGCTCGGCGTGGCGCTGGTGGTCTTCACCATCGGCAATGCCTTGACCGCCGTTGCCCCCAGCCTGTGGGTCCTCCTGATCGCCCGCGCGGTCGCAGGCATCGGAGCGGGTGTGTACTCACCCTTTGCCGCCGCCACGGGAGCGGGCCTGACCGCTCCGGAACGGCGTGGCCGCGCGCTCGCCACCGTCATGGGCGGCCTGAGCATCGGCACCGTCATCGGTGTCCCGGTCGGCATGCTGCTCGCCTCTCACATGGGGTGGCGCGGCACGCTGTGGCTGATCACCGCGCTGGGCGTGGTCGCGCTGATCGGGATCACGCGGCTGCCGCAGGTCGCGGTGAGCCCGCCGCCGCCGCTGGGCCGGCGCGTGCGCGCCCTGGCCGGCGGCCGGGTCGCCGGCATCGTCTCCGTCTCGCTGCTCGGCGGTATCGCCAGCCTCGGTCTGTACACCTACCTCGCCGAGTTCGTCGTCGACGCCGCGCACACCGATCAGACGGTCTGGGCCATGTGGGCCTGGGGCGCGGGTGGCATCATCGGCAGCCTTGTGATCGGCCGCATCGTGGACCGCACCGGCCGGCCCTTCTCCGCGGTCGCCTGGATCCTGGTCCTCGTCGTGGCAAGCCAGCTCGTCCTGCCCGTCGCCGCTCACACCGCCGTGGCGCTGGCTGCCGTCCCGCTCGTGATCTGGGGCGCGGCCGGATGGGCCATCCAGGTGCCGCAGCAGCACCAGCTCATCGCGGCCCAGCCCGAACAGGCCACGGTCGCCGTCTCGCTCAACAGCTCCGCCGTCTACCTCGGCAGCGGCCTCGGGTCCGCGCTCGGCGGCGTGGTGCTGGGCCTGGGCGTGGCTGCGGGCTCCCTGCCGTACTACACGGCCGCGCTCACCTTGGTCGCGCTGATCCTGCACCTGACCGTGGTGCGTGGTGCCGTGCGGCGCGGGGGAGGTGCCGTTACGGCACCCTGA
- a CDS encoding alkene reductase — translation MKLFEKVTVGKLELANRMVMAPMTRSRAYGGLVSELTAEYYAQRAGAGLLITEGTQPSVIGQGYIQTPGLHSAEQVAAWRRVTDAVHGKDGRIFVQLMHAGRIGHPTLYPDGALPLAPSAIASGEQLYTAEGMLDHPVPREMTLEDITRTTEDFVSAARNAMEAGFDGVELHGANGYLIQQFLAGSSNRRTDAYGGSVENRIRFAVEVVQAVSDAIGPERVGIRISPGVRINGVVEDDAAEIYTALMRALAPYGLAYVHVLEMATRELTELVRAEWPGTLILNPHREPGPLTVEAASEALEEKLADAISFGALWLANPDLPERIKAGGPYNEARRETFYGGDHRGYTDYPTLTG, via the coding sequence GTGAAGCTTTTCGAGAAGGTGACGGTCGGCAAGCTGGAGCTGGCCAACCGTATGGTGATGGCTCCGATGACGCGCAGCCGGGCGTACGGCGGGCTGGTGAGCGAGCTGACCGCCGAGTACTACGCGCAGCGGGCCGGCGCCGGGCTGCTGATAACCGAGGGCACCCAGCCCAGTGTGATCGGCCAGGGGTACATCCAGACGCCCGGTCTGCACTCCGCGGAGCAGGTAGCGGCCTGGCGGCGGGTGACCGACGCGGTGCACGGCAAGGACGGGCGGATCTTCGTCCAGCTCATGCACGCGGGGCGGATCGGGCACCCCACCCTGTACCCGGACGGCGCGCTGCCGTTGGCTCCCTCGGCGATCGCCTCGGGTGAGCAGCTCTACACCGCCGAGGGCATGCTGGACCACCCCGTACCGCGTGAGATGACCCTGGAGGACATCACACGGACGACCGAGGACTTCGTGAGCGCCGCGCGCAACGCGATGGAGGCGGGCTTCGACGGGGTGGAACTGCACGGCGCCAACGGCTACTTGATCCAGCAGTTCCTGGCGGGCAGCAGCAACCGGCGGACCGACGCCTACGGCGGGTCGGTGGAGAACCGTATCCGGTTCGCGGTGGAGGTCGTGCAGGCCGTGAGCGACGCCATCGGCCCCGAGCGGGTCGGTATCCGCATCTCGCCCGGCGTCAGGATCAACGGGGTCGTCGAGGACGACGCCGCGGAGATCTACACCGCGCTGATGCGCGCGCTGGCGCCGTACGGCCTGGCGTACGTCCACGTCCTGGAGATGGCGACCCGGGAGCTGACGGAGCTGGTCCGCGCCGAGTGGCCCGGTACCCTCATCCTCAATCCGCACCGCGAGCCCGGGCCGCTCACTGTCGAGGCCGCCTCTGAGGCGCTGGAGGAGAAGCTGGCCGACGCGATCAGCTTCGGGGCGCTGTGGCTGGCCAACCCGGACCTGCCGGAGCGGATCAAGGCGGGCGGCCCCTACAACGAGGCCCGGCGCGAGACCTTCTACGGCGGGGACCACCGCGGGTACACCGACTACCCGACGCTGACGGGCTGA
- a CDS encoding HAD family hydrolase, with translation MSTETIKAAIFDLDGTLANTRPAISRLLVKVASEQGRAVTTRQAASAMGKPPGTAFGQLLGMPEDHDTVLTAISRYREQFACEVLGEGPQLLFPGVAAGLSALRAHGIELAVATSKATRSAETLLEVMGIRDLLGPVVCQDVVRRGKPHPELVLRAAAEVGVPPWECAYVGDTVGDMRMAVTARMEPIAVTYGVGSFGELAAVAGTRMCSSFKDVVSTVAASRPRPMAAVGAQPRRR, from the coding sequence ATGAGCACAGAGACGATCAAAGCCGCCATCTTCGATCTCGACGGAACCCTCGCCAACACCCGGCCGGCCATCAGCCGCCTGCTCGTCAAGGTCGCCTCCGAGCAGGGCCGCGCGGTCACCACCCGACAGGCCGCCTCCGCCATGGGCAAGCCGCCGGGCACCGCCTTCGGCCAGCTCCTGGGGATGCCGGAGGATCATGACACCGTCCTGACCGCCATCTCCCGCTACCGCGAGCAGTTCGCCTGCGAGGTTCTGGGCGAAGGTCCCCAACTGCTCTTCCCCGGCGTCGCGGCCGGGCTGTCCGCGCTGCGCGCCCACGGCATAGAACTGGCCGTGGCCACCTCCAAGGCCACGCGCAGCGCCGAAACCCTGCTCGAAGTGATGGGCATCCGCGACCTGCTCGGGCCGGTCGTCTGCCAGGACGTGGTCCGGCGCGGCAAGCCGCACCCGGAGCTGGTGCTGCGGGCGGCGGCGGAGGTCGGGGTGCCGCCGTGGGAGTGTGCCTATGTAGGGGACACGGTGGGGGACATGCGGATGGCGGTGACGGCCCGCATGGAGCCGATCGCCGTCACGTACGGCGTCGGCAGTTTCGGTGAGCTCGCGGCCGTCGCCGGGACCCGGATGTGCAGCTCCTTCAAGGACGTGGTCTCCACCGTCGCCGCCTCCCGGCCGCGCCCCATGGCGGCCGTCGGGGCACAGCCGCGCAGGCGCTGA